The genomic stretch tatgtgttctcatgtgaaaTTGTAAATAACGAAGGCGACTAAATCCTTTACCACATTCTCCACAGGCATAAGGTTTATCCCCTGCATGTGTTTTCATGTGAGCCTTTAAATTACCAAGCAGTCTAAaccctttaccacatacatcacagttATACAGTTTATCAGCTGTATGTGTTGTCATGTGTATCTTTAAATTACCAGACTGACTAAaccctttaccacatacatcacagtcaTAAGGTTTATCTCCAGTATGTGTAGTCATGTGTGCCGTTAAGTTACTTCTACGAGCAAAATCTCTACCACACACATCACATTTATGAGGGTTTTCACCAGTATGTGTTCTCACATGTTTCTTTAAGTCATCACTTCGAGAAAATTCACTAGCACAAACATCACATTTATAAGGTGTTTCACCAGTATGCATTCTCATGTGTGTTTTTAAGGAACTTCTTTGAgtaaattttctaaaacaaacaTCACACTTGTGAGGTTTTTCGCCAGTATGTGTTCTCACGTGTCTGTTTAAGTGACTACTTTGtgtaaattttctaaaacaaacaTCACATTCATAAGGTGTCTCGTCAGTATGCATTCTCATGTGTGTTTTTAAGTAACTTCTTTGactaaattttctaaaacaaacaTCACACTTGTAAGGTTTTTCGCCAGTATGTGTTCTCAAGTGTTTCTTTAAGTGACTATCTCGAGAAAATTCTTTAGCACAGACATCACATTTAAGATGTGTTTTACCAGCCTGTGTGTTTATGTGTCTCTGTAGAGTACCATTGGTTGTGACTACTTCCTCTTCTCCCTCTGACATCTTATTGTCAATGTTTATCTCCATTATGTAAGTTCTTTGACTTGTACAACTCTACAaggaacaaacaaatataaagacaTATTTTGATACCTTTCTGCAATTTACACTTTGATCATATATATAGCACATGTAGCACATCTATTTTGACATTCCTTCTATTAAATAATGCATCTGTATGTTTTAATATGTAATTCTACTATATACAACATGTAAAAGAAGCCCACATTTATAACCATAAGATGTACTGCCCTATTCACTGCTATTGGTGTATACCCCACATCTTCTTGGTTTGACTAATTCTAATTTTGAATCTATACTATAAACAACATGTAAAAGAAgcatatatatatgcttactgccccatttatatatatatacctcaCATCTTCTTCATTCATAGAACATGAAGGACAAGAAtgctggtacatgtatatatgtaaatgtcaaCATTATTTACAGGGCTCAGTGTTCACATGATTGAAGTGGCGTTTAACATTTCCACAATTTGGCACTACGATCATGACGATTCCGCATAAAAATTTCCACGTTTCCACATTTTTGCAGTACTCTTTTCAGCATTGTTttcacattgatttttttaaagtttatttacgtttctgtatttttctttttaatctaTGCCCTTCAATTTAATAGCCGGGTAAACATTGGGCGTGTTTTGCGTTTTATTGTAAAGTCGTTTATATATGAGGGGGTAAAGGACCTCtagatttcgtgtttttaagcccaggattttgggatcaggacccctcctacatGTATATCCCCtcatatatatagaaaaggccccgacatgagtgtgaaataattcaaacaaaaaactatatgtaagggttgatataaaaacaaagatggTGTATGATATTAATGTGATAACTCTTCGCAAGAGACCAAAtcacacagaaattaacagctatacaATGCTATAGGTCATccttcggccttcaacaataaaaatttgtaagggttccacggaacccggtgtctcgcctacttttgatgtaaattgcaggctcaacaaaagtgaggaaaataattaataaaaatatatcttttgattgtaagaagcttctgtccaagtttggtaaaaatgcAGGATAGTTTTtgaatctaataaatatttgaaaaactttaactgcagactgtacatgtatttagCACATACTTACAACTTTTCGTCCAATCAAATTACTTGAATTAGTCCTCTAACTTTCATAGTACATACTTTTTCGTGTACTAAGTAactacataaaattgagaatggaaatggggaatgtgtcaaagagacaacaacccgaccaaataaaaaaacaacagcagaaggtcaccaacaggtcttcaatgtagcgagaaattcccacaccaggaggcgtccttcagctggccccaagttcagtgataatgaacaccatactaatttccaaattgtacacaagaaactaaaattaaaataatacaagacttacaaaggccagaggctcctgacttgggacaggcgcaaaaatgcggcggggttaaacatgtttgtgagatctcaaccctcccctatacctctaaccaatgtagaaaagtaaacgcataacaatacgcacattaaaattcagttcaagagaagtccgagtctgatgtcagaagatgtaagcaaagaaaataaacaaactgacaataatacataaataacaacagactactagcagttaactgacatgccagctccagacttcaattaaacatgttaaactgaCTGAaggattatgatttcatcaaatGAACATCAGGCataatccttcccgttaggggtttagtatcataccatcataacatatatgagaagaacataacccgtgtcatgccaacaactgtttttagaataaatgtgtatgaATGACCACAAGGTCATACTacttagtcagctataaacatgataaaaggccaaaaattcactattacaaaaattattattacCATTTTTAACAGGTGAAATACAGGTAAAAATGCAGAAAtgtaatatactttttttttctgaaaagtattaaatgcacaaaaatactgactgaaacgtaaaacatgtaaaactagATTTTTGCTAAAATTGCAGAAAAGAAATACGCCTGATTGAAGGCTGTACTTAAAACATGCTtaagtccaaataattatgacgtctttataggtaaaaaagtttaaattataattaagaGGCCATTccagaatttttattttaaatacaatgtatgcCAGTCAGAAATTTTTTGTCAGACTCATATTTATTAGACTATTTCAACCTTAGACCTTGATAAttgataattgttaacttttcatGCATTACAATTAGGTCTAActtggaaggagagttgtcttattggcacacATGTCacatttaagaattgaacgctttttttcatgtgtttttgtaacttttatattggggtgtaaaagcatTGACAGAATTACATTTACgtgcttcattctaaaaatgggTGCACGTTCTGACATCGCTTTAACAACCCtatgaatgataagttttattgtgtaatgcaattgctAAAATGCTAAACATCTATACTATTCAGCAAATGttcagtcagagctcagacataaataagtctgaaCTGCTTTTGAAGTCTAAATTTTCAAGTATtaggatttgtctccctttCATGCCTTTAATGCAAGACAAAATACTACTTTAATAACttaaccaatcagaataacgtattataatgaaacatacatcttatGTAATTATATTCTTATGTACAgtaaataaactgttattttataattttgcaaTCTGTCATAACACAACAGTTGAACGTGTTATTTACGATCATTTACAGTCTCAAAATAGCAAATAAAAGTGTGTACAAGTGAGCACTATCTTGTTTCGCTTTCACGGTTTAAACAGCATCAAGTCTACCCATATATCATTCACTCCggtttgtaaaattataaattaaatcatTGTCTTCTCATTACTTACTTTTTCTTTACAGGGATAATATAGGTAGAGGGAAAGAAATCAACGTTATAATTCCAGATCCCTTACCTAAATTATCTGTAAGTTCCTCCTATGTCAGGCGAACCACAATAACGGCGAAGAGTGGGATTCGATACAAAACAAATGCGTGCATTATTCATTTTATCAAGTATTGATGTAATATTATATAGAGTAAGATATTATATGAGTAGACAGAAAATGGCATTATGCATAAAATTCTTCTGCTTTAGTATAGCACAGCAAGCattaaaagagagacgaaagatatcgatataccagagggacagtcaatctcataaatagaaaataaactgacaactccatggctaaaaaggaaaaggacaaacagacaaacaatagttcttctgacgcaacatagaaaactaaggcagcaaccaggggggggggcggggggggggggggggggggggggggctatggatttttgttttctggacaaacttgtttttttgcgaaaagtcgaaaaaaaaaaaaatctttcaattttagcattacatatagtggcagctgagggtgaaacaaacaatttttttttctcagaatcaaaaacaaattattttttcttcaaaaactggaaacaaacttttttttcaaaaaaaactatagccccccccccccccccccccccccatgcctaaagaataaacaacacgaaccccaccaaagacATGGGgtggtctcaggtgctccggaagggtaaacagatatTATGTGGATTGAATAATAATAGCACGGGTATTAAATGGGTTCTTTTGTTTAATCTAAGACatgcagggcgcagctttatacgaccgcagaggttgaaccctgaacggttggggcaagtatggacacaacattcaaactggattcagctctaaatttgaattgtgattaaatagttgacacagcataggtttctgacacagaatgaatgttgtctaatgaacttaaaatttgtgttttgcctttgagcaattcactatgctgttgaatattaatttaatcctctcaaaaaaatgtttgaagaaattttctttttatttatgaaatttcaactgagaattttttttttcacatccccctttcctttattccaaaaccaatctcaattcaaatttccaatggagtttgcaacaataattactcattcaaatacatcataaaatattaaaatgtaaaaaaaaaaatgcttg from Mytilus trossulus isolate FHL-02 unplaced genomic scaffold, PNRI_Mtr1.1.1.hap1 h1tg000187l__unscaffolded, whole genome shotgun sequence encodes the following:
- the LOC134700897 gene encoding zinc finger protein 239-like, with protein sequence MEINIDNKMSEGEEEVVTTNGTLQRHINTQAGKTHLKCDVCAKEFSRDSHLKKHLRTHTGEKPYKCDVCFRKFSQRSYLKTHMRMHTDETPYECDVCFRKFTQSSHLNRHVRTHTGEKPHKCDVCFRKFTQRSSLKTHMRMHTGETPYKCDVCASEFSRSDDLKKHVRTHTGENPHKCDVCGRDFARRSNLTAHMTTHTGDKPYDCDVCGKGFSQSGNLKIHMTTHTADKLYNCDVCGKGFRLLGNLKAHMKTHAGDKPYACGECGKGFSRLRYLQFHMRTHTGEKPYDCDVCGKKFSHPSNLKTHRRTHTGDKPHDCNVCGKRFSEQGDLQTHMRIHTGDIKT